The following coding sequences lie in one Ictalurus punctatus breed USDA103 chromosome 16, Coco_2.0, whole genome shotgun sequence genomic window:
- the LOC108276673 gene encoding trace amine-associated receptor 13c-like, with amino-acid sequence MNTTEFQQNLTDEFCYPDNNNSCTKRFQRSSGHVFLFFLLSCISVTTVLLNLLVIISISHFKQLHTPTNLLIMSLAVADLLVGLIVMPVNILDLIDSCWYLGKTMCALYPVLNYISVSASAGSLVFIAVDRYIAVSNPLFYSTRMTICKTSFFISLTWSCAILYNILFYLFNGHLLHPDMINKCVGECVVVQTHAASMIDLFVSFIGPCFAMLFLYLRIFKVARYQVKSINALECDNAHGRGVKSVKNKAVKTLGIVIFVYLSCWIPYYLNSMYVQSLSSMSLVWIVLNWLIYINSSVNPLIYAIFYPWFRASVKFIVTCRIFQASSSKFNLFPEPF; translated from the coding sequence ATGAACACCACCGAGTTCCAGCAAAACCTCACAGACGAATTTTGCTATCCTGACAACAACAACTCATGCACAAAGAGGTTTCAACGCAGCAGCGGCCacgtcttcctcttcttcttactCTCATGCATCTCGGTGACCACCGTGCTCCTGAACCTGCTGGTGATCATCTCTATTTCCCACTTTAAACAGCTGCACACGCCAACCAATCTGCTCATCATGTCTCTGGCGGTGGCCGACCTCCTTGTTGGACTCATAGTGATGCCTGTGAATATTCTGGACCTAATAGACAGCTGCTGGTATCTCGGGAAAACCATGTGCGCACTTTATCCTGTGCTTAATTATATTTCCGTGTCGGCTTCGGCCGGAAGCCTGGTGTTCATCGCGGTCGATCGGTACATCGCCGTCTCCAACCCTTTGTTTTATTCCACCCGAATGACAATTTGTAAAACCTCCTTCTTCATAAGTCTGACCTGGTCTTGTGCTATTCtgtataacattttattttatcttttcaACGGCCACCTGCTTCATCCAGACATGATCAACAAATGTGTCGGAGAGTGTGTGGTGGTTCAAACTCACGCCGCCTCGATGATTGACCTGTTCGTTTCCTTCATCGGCCCTTGTTTCGCCATGCTGTTTTTGTACCTGAGGATTTTTAAAGTGGCGAGATATCAGGTCAAATCTATCAATGCTTTGGAGTGTGACAATGCACATGGGCGTGGGGTCAAAAGTGTAAAAAACAAAGCTGTAAAAACCCTAGgtattgttatttttgtgtatCTTTCTTGCTGGATACCTTATTATTTGAATTCCATGTATGTTCAAAGCCTGTCGTCCATGTCACTGGTGTGGATTGTGCTCAACTGGCTAATATACATTAACTCCTCTGTAAACCCCCTGATTTACGCCATATTTTACCCCTGGTTTAGAGCATCTGTTAAGTTTATTGTGACATGTAGAATATTCCAGGCTTCTTCTTCCAAGTTTAATCTGTTTCCAGAGCCTTTCTGA